The window CGGAACGCGCGTCCGGCGAGCTGGCCTACCACGTGCTCGACGCGATGCTGGCGATCGACGAGTCCCTGACGCGCGGGCAGGGTGTCGAGGTCGCGAGCACCGTCGAGGTCCCGCCCGCGCTGCCGGCGGGCTGGGACCCGTACGCGAAGACCCTCTAGAACGGGACGGTGAGCAGGTTCTGCAGGTAGAAGCGCAGCGATCCCACCAGGTCGACGTCGCCGGGGACGGTCAGCCACTGCACCTGCAGGCCGTCCATCAGCGCGATGAACGTCAGCGTCGCCAGGCCGGGGTCGACGCCGTCCCGCAGCTCACCGCGGGCGGCCAGAACCGCGAACGACTCGTGCACGCCGTCGCGCGCGGCCCGGTAGTGGCGCACGAAGTACTCGTGCGCCGGATGATCCGGGGAGACCGCCTCGGCGGCGAGCCGCGAGTAGAGGTCGACGATCCCGGGGTGGCGGACGTTGTGCTCGGCGAGCGCGACGAAGTGGCGCAGGACCTCGAGCCCGGGCGGCACGGTCAGCTGCTCGCGCTCGGAGTCCTCGGCGTCGCGCCGTTCGAGCACGGCGGCGAGCAGGGCCTCCTTGGTGGGGAAGTAGTACAGCAGGCCGGCGTGCGAAATCCCGACGCGCTTGGCGATCTCCCGCAGCGACGAGCCGTGGTAGCCGAGCTCGCCGTACGCGGCGGCCGCCGCCGTGATGATGTCCTCGCGGCGGATCCGGCCCTTCAGGTAGCCCCCGGTCACGGGGTCGCGGTGATCTCGGCGGCGTGCACGGCCCCATCATGCCGCAGCGACTTTTCGCACAAGCGACGTGAGCGGACGAACAAATCGATTGTGCGAATGCTCGCGGCTTGCGAACATCGCCGAGTGAAGAGTGCGGAACGGCAACGGATCATCGTGGAGCGGCTGCGCGACGCGGACCAGGTCGCCGTCGCGGACCTGGCCTCGGCGACGGGTGCGTCGGAGATGACCGTGCGCCGCGACCTCGACCACCTGGCCTCGCGCGGCGTGCTGCGGCGAGTGCACGGGGGAGCCGTCCCGGCGTCGCCGTCGGGGATCGAGCCGCCGTTCGCCGCGCGGGCGACGGCGGCCATCGAGACCAAGCGGGCCATCGCGGCCGCGGCCGCCGAATTTGATCCGCGACGGCGAAACGATCGTCCTGGACAGCGGCACCACGGCCCTGGAGCTGGCCCGGCTGCTGCGCGGGCGCCCGGTCACCGTCATGCCGCTGTCCCTGCACGCGGTCCGCGAGCTGGCCGACGACCCGGACGTCCGGCTGCTGCTGCCGGGCGGCGAGCCGCGGCCGGGGGAACTGTCCCTGGTCGGCCCGCTGGCGCTGGCGTCGCTGCGGGCGCTGCGGTTCGACGTCGCTGTGCTGAGCCCGTGCGCGTTCGGCCTCGACGCCGGGCTCACCGCGTTCGACCTGGGTGACGCCGAGGTCAAGCAGGCGGCCCTCGACGTCTCGGCCCGGGCGATCGTCCTAGCCGACGGCGCCAAGTGGGGCCGCGCCGCGCTCGCCCACGTCTGTCCCGCCGCGCGCGCGGACGTCCTGATCACCGACCCGGGCGCGCCCGAGGACCAGCGCGAGGCGCTGGCCGACCTCGGTGTGCTCGTGCACGTCGCCGTCCCCCTGGAGAGCCGATGACGACCGCCCCGCCCCGCCCGCGTGCCGCCCGGTTCGCGACCTTCA of the Amycolatopsis sp. NBC_01488 genome contains:
- a CDS encoding DeoR/GlpR family DNA-binding transcription regulator; this encodes MIRDGETIVLDSGTTALELARLLRGRPVTVMPLSLHAVRELADDPDVRLLLPGGEPRPGELSLVGPLALASLRALRFDVAVLSPCAFGLDAGLTAFDLGDAEVKQAALDVSARAIVLADGAKWGRAALAHVCPAARADVLITDPGAPEDQREALADLGVLVHVAVPLESR
- a CDS encoding TetR/AcrR family transcriptional regulator, whose product is MTGGYLKGRIRREDIITAAAAAYGELGYHGSSLREIAKRVGISHAGLLYYFPTKEALLAAVLERRDAEDSEREQLTVPPGLEVLRHFVALAEHNVRHPGIVDLYSRLAAEAVSPDHPAHEYFVRHYRAARDGVHESFAVLAARGELRDGVDPGLATLTFIALMDGLQVQWLTVPGDVDLVGSLRFYLQNLLTVPF